Sequence from the Arvicola amphibius chromosome 3, mArvAmp1.2, whole genome shotgun sequence genome:
ctttctcagtgaaTTTGTTGTTAGAATATAGAAAGGTTACTTACTTTATCTTAAATTTGTACCTGCTATTTTGCTGAATATTTGTCAGCTGTATTTTCTGATAGAGTCTTTAGGTTTCAGAGTCTCTTATATGTAAAATCATACCATctacaaataagaatattttgattacttatttctctatttttatccccttgatctcataCAGCTATCTTATTCTTCTAGCAAAGACTTTGAGTACTGTATTGACCATGAGTGGAGAGTGGACACATTTACCTTGTTCCTGACTCTAGTAGGAATGTTTGAGGGTTTTCATGTGCGCATGTatactgtatgtgtatgtgtgagtgtgaacacacatgtcttctggcatgcatgtgaaggtcaacAACACAGGCAACCAGAGGTTTTGGTCATCTTTTCATCTTTCTAAAGAAAGAGTCTTTGTTGGTTACAACTTCCCATGGAACTGACAAAGGAACATCCAGGGATTCTCTTGCTTTTCCCATTTGTCTCATCTTAGGGACACTGAGACTATGGATGCTTTCTTCATGCCCAGTTCATTCTTGTCCAGAAACCCCTTTAActatgaagccatctctccagcgcttGTTTTCTCCCCTTCAAAGAACATCCGTCAGTTTAAATTAGGACCCAGAATAAAGACCTCATTTTATCTTATCCCCAGCCTAGAGGCCTAGCTCTAAATACTCTCCTTTGATGAGAGGCTTTGGCAATCCAAGACCTACACCAGAGTCCTGATTCTAGACACTCATTATAGCTGGTGTATTAAGTAACCCccagaaagcaaataaaactaACAGTTAAAAGATGGGGAAACAGATTAATTAGAATGGGTATTTGGGAAGATGGAAATTAGGTGTTTCAGGCCTATCTTTGGAATAGTGATATAAATTTTAGGTTTAACTATAAGAATAAATTGTTCAAAGGTGAATTCGCATAATTAAGCAATGAAGGTCAAAACTGGATCATGATGTTACTTCTGGTAGAGAGCTCTGGAAAATTTCTTGCCACTTGTAAAGACAATGTAATTATCACGATCACCTCTAACTAGAGGTGACCTCATCATGAGTAATGTGTCTCCTAATTCTGAAATGCACTGTAATTGCAGGTGTAGGGCAATAACTAAAGACATGTTGCctgatggtggtggctcatgcctttaattccagcacgcaggaggcagaggcaggtggatctctatgaatctgagtccagcctggtctacaaagtaagtttcaggacagccaagactgttacacagagataccctgtctcaaaaagccaaaatataaatagatagatagatagatagatagatagatagatagatagatagatagatagatagatagacaaatagataaatagacaaaTGGAAGTCTGAAATGAGACATTGTGAAAGTTGACAGAAAGATACCTCAGTTCCTCTTATCTCTGGAAATTCAGTCTTGAAGGGAGTTAAGATAAATGAAGAGCAACCAATTACTAGGGGAGAACAATCAAATAGTTAACATGCTTACATGCAGAGGTAAGCAACTAGTTGACccaaagaggagacagagacaaatgaaGGCAGACATCTCATGCTGTTATCATGTTTTTAATTACTTTCTGAGCCAAAGTAAAGAATCAGtgcttttcaaaaaaatatattttctgagtgtCTATCAAATGGCTTCCTTGTGTGCACTTTCATGAAGGTAATTATTACTAAACAATTAATCTAAAAACACAAATACTAAGAGAACACCAATAATAAAACTTGTAGAACCTTGCCTCAAAATCATATTGCATAGGTCCAAATCCAGTGGTCTTTCCAAGTGTAGACTCTTGCACAGGAAAGCAAAAACACAAGTTTAAAGATATTCCCACCTGGGACCAAGAGATGGCTCAAGCGGTTACGAGCACTGGATGCCCTTCCAGAAGAGCTGGGTTCATTGCCCAccacccacacagacatacatgcaggcaaaacaccaagacatataaaaataaataaatcctttttgaAAAGATAACACAACCTATCCTATGCTCCTGTTTTAGTTGACATACctctcactcatttttttttcatgtacacAGAATTAGTCAAGGAAAACTCAGCTCTGCTGCAGACCATAGCAATCTTGTGTTACTTATAGTGTGATGCTTCATAGCTTAAACAGCAAATGGCTCCTGAAATGTCTTAGACTGAttataaataaacacagacagggtttctcaacaAGTGAGAAAAGTTGTAATTCTGTGTATTTAGGAGGTTGGTACACTAGAATAGTTTaagatcagcagttcaaggccatcctgagcaaTAGACAACCCtgcaccaaaaataaaaacaaagatctaAGTCCTTTGTGTGACTAGTACCACCTggatttttactgttttaatatCAGAGTCTGAGGATGTAGTAGGACATTGTCTAGCATTTGAAAAGCTTTCCACTCAATCCTTAGAATtgtcataaacaaatgaaaataaacaattatttttccttcaaagCTCAAATATATTGACATTATCCGCTAATTATTTTCCTCCATACCACATACTTCTATGCTTACCCCTTTTCTACTACACCAGAGTCACAATCACCTATATCTAGTGTCTCATAAGCATCAAAATTGTTCCTGCATGTAAAAGTATATGTATAGTTCTTTAATCTTCCTGGAATGCTCTATTGACTGACATGTCGGCAGACTCATGTTGCACATCTGTTCCTCAGAACAGTCCATCATGACCAGGCAACAGAAGTAAAGACAGAGCAAGTCTCTGCACCATCTCTGTTATGGAAGGGTTCTACAGAACTCCTCCAGTATCTTCAGATACAGTTGCTTAGTTATTCCTCATCTACTGGATTTTCTTGCTCACCTGAACCTGATACCTATCTTATGGTAACCACTCAGACTTTGAAGACCAGAGATAATTAGTGCCTTCTTTGccatcttacttttatttttcaaataatcttAGTACAAGAtaaatttaagtttatatttcttttttttttttttttttttttttggtttttcgagacagggtttctctgtagccttggagcctgtcctggaactagctcttgtagaccaggctggtctcgaactcacagagatctgcctgcctctgcctcccgagtgctgggattaaaggcgtgcgccaccactgcccggcctaagTTTATATTTCTTGATTAATAAATACAGCCTTTGCACTATTTAAAATTCCAAGACaaaactaggcagtggtggcacacacctttaatcccagcacttgggaggccaaggcaggaagatctctgtgactttggggaCAGTCCAGTATACAAAGAGAAATCCAGAACATGCTCCTAATCATGTTGTCACATCAAAGATATAAGATCCCGAGTAGCTTTCCCTTATTCTGGCTGTTGCAGATGTCACCCAAGTTCCTGCCCTTAGTAACTATAATCAGAGGAAAATCTATGGCCTTCCTTAAGGATAAAATCAGAAGAGACCAGAAACTGAAATGAGAAGATAGTACTCCAAGCCTCTGTTTTTTGCAAAACCAGAAAATTCCCCAGACAAAAGCTTCTCCggtgattaatagaaatgtattaaataaatatgcaaatggtTGTCTGTAAGTCAGTTATCTCCAGGATAGAGCTAAACAGTAACTCTAAAAAAGTTCAAATCCAAAATTAGACTGCCTTGCCTTTTCTGGATTTATCAtcatccctctttttctccttaaaatctAATAATTTCTGCaaataaactagaaaataaaatttttctcttctctctcatttacTTTCCATATCTGTACTTAAGAAACTCTTTCTGTAATTAATTTCACTTTCTCTATTATTTAATCATTTGCATCTCATGGCAGTGATGAATTCTTCCCTCCATAccttacatacatacaccatgTACATGCCCATATGCAGATTCATCATATAGATCAATACATCTTCTATTTAAATGAACAccttttcttcaaagtcttacTCAGTGCAAGTTTAACATCTTTGTTTCTCAAACTGTAAATGAAAGGATTCATCATGGGAATCGCAACAGTATAAAACACTGTGGATATCTTATCTTGATCCACTGACCCAACAGGAGAAGACTTAAAGTATATGAATGATGATGAACCGaagaacagagaaacagcaaTCATGTGTGAGCTGCAAGTACTGAGGGCCTTGGACCTGCCCTTTGTAGAATGGATGCGGAGGATGTTAGAGAGGATCGAGGTGTAAGAAATAAAGATGGTGAGACTGGGTACTATCACGCTGACACCCACCACGATGAAAACCACCAGCTCATTGGTGGCAGTACTTGTGCAGGAGAGCTCCAGGAGAGGGGGTATGTCACAGAAGTAGTGATTGATGATGTTGCCATCACAAAAGGTAAGCCTGAGCATGCACACAGTATGGGCCATGGCACCCACAAATCCCATTGTATATCCACCCACCATCAGTACAAAGCAGACCTGATGGGACATGGTGACCTTATAAAGCAGTGGTTTACAGATGGCAGCGTAtcggtcataggccatggctgTCAAAATAAAGCATTCACTAAtaacaaaaaaggcaaagaaaaagagcTGAGTCATGCACTCAGCATGGGAGATGGTGTTCTGTGTCACAAAACTCACCAGCATTTTGGGCGTGATGACAGAGGAGTAGCAGAGATCTGTGAAGGAAAGGTTGAAGAGAAAGTagtacatgggggtgtgcagGTGAGGGTTCAAAACAATCAGAACAATCAAGCCCAGGTTTCCCACCATGGAGACCACATAGATtcccaagaagaggaagaagagaggcagctgGAGCTCTGGCTGTTGTGTCAAACCTAGTAGGATAAACTCCTTTACTGAAGAGTCATTTTCTGAGGCCATTTCTCGGATCATAGCTATGAGAATGGGAATAATAGGGATATTAAGATAATAGCCCAGCTTTCACAAGTAAACCCACATGGTGAGACTGAGAGGTAGAATGGAGAGATAAACTGCAGCCCTACATTTCAGGCCCTCATGTTCATCTAAATTTCATATAATTGAGAGAATGTATAAGCATAAATGtgaaaacacagaagacaatttTACTCAGCATGACAATGGCCGTTCCCTTGTCCTATAGAATCTCTGTTCAACTTCTGCCTTGACAGTCTACCTCTCTCAGCTAGGTGGCGGTctcaggagaaaggagaagacacCCATAAAAGACCCACTGGCTTCCTTACATGAGGTTTCTGACAGCAGATTACCTTAATACAGCTGAACACTCACCATTTTACATCTGCATCAGGAGAGGAAAAGGTTAACTCTTCTGCCCTATTGTCATGCAAGGCAAACAGTTTGACTAATTTTAGGGaataatttttttcccttctgtaagggaaaaaaatagGTCTGTTCATTTGTTGTTCTTCTTACCTCAACCCTCATTTCTCCAACCTCTGAGAAAATGTGACCTGAATATTGTGATTTCTAGGGTATCTTTGCCCAGAGTGTCCTTTCCAACCTTAAGTTAGTTAATAGCTCTTAACTAATATCAAAAGAGCCAACTGATAATATGGCCCAAGGGATTTAATGAGTTGGAAAATCCTTGGGACCTGATTAAAACTTAGAAGGCCTATGCTTCCCCAGGGTTTTCTCTGAAGAGTAGGCTTTGAAGTTAAGCAATATATGGTACCCTGTATTACAGTATAGTTCAATACTTACAATGGTTTACTAAAATAGCACAATTTCATGTATATTTGGGAACATCCCAagtcataaaaatcaaaatgaccttttctttatctttggtaTCTGCTCCTATAAAATCTTTGCAGTACTATAAAGTATAAGTTTATGGCATTATTTTTGCTCAACCCTGGctcactttttaatttatttgagcCTAATATGTTCTGATGCAGGCAAGTTAGTGAAATGCaagctttatattattttatattatcataaaaatgaatgaaaataaaaacatgtttagtGGGATGGattgtgtttgttttccaaaagacatttttctaaCTATTTTTGAGATGATAATATAATCACCTTTCTCCCGTCCTCTTCCactctccaaaccctcccatactcctttctccactctcctagaaatttatggcctcttttttctctaattgttattgcatgcctagatgtataaacatatagattcctaaatataacctgctctttctgtataatttatttatatgcatatttccAGTGTTGACTGACCTGCAACAAATGCCCAGAAAAATTGAGAccgatatttaaaataaatgtataactattatgataaataataaattttacaagagctagttccaggacaggctctaaaaaagcttcagagaaaccctgtctcgaaaaactaaataaataaataaataaataaataaaaaacattaattttatgcATGActaatagtattttttatttaaaacaaatggtTAATGTTTATCCATACAGCTAAGGACATATAGATGGTACAAATTATACAATAGGAATTGAACCTCTTCCTTCCTTATATCTACTCATGTATGGTTTACTTCAGAATTTCTACAAAATGATTCATTTCTACAAGTTTTCTGGAATCTGTCACTGAAAGGGAAATGAAAGTTTTCTCTATGGTAtcattgtctttttaaattattttacagcTGCCTAAATTATCAATAAGATCTTGCTAGCATTTGCCCTAATCCCTGATTTGTGTTTTAGATGTTGATAGTTGTGCTATTAGTGtggcatacatatatgtacatatatatgtatgtgtgtatgtgtatgtatacacacacatacacacacacacacacaaaacttgtGCATGTGTCTTAttgaaagaaacaacaaagatAAATTTGGGTGCAAAAGGCAAAGAGATAAGCAGACACTACACCAGTGAACAGACAGTAAATGATCGTGATTGGAATATTCAGATTCCAGAAACAAATCGAGACGATTGTATGTTTTTCAGATTTCAGTGCATCCTTTCAAGTTGGGCCAAAACTACGGAATACCTCAAATTTGTAGAGTAGAAACTCAGGTAGTCAGTAGACACTGCAATTATCCCAAACATCGAACACGTTCAAGTgaattaattaaagtaaaaataaaaaggtcagagaaaaaagaaagaatcccaCTTAAACTTTCATATTACGTTCATTTATTGGGGGGGGGTATGTGTATGCTATACTTCCTGTTTCAAGTTCAAAGGACACGTTCcaagagttgcttctctcctttcaccatagGAGACTGCTCTCAAGTACTCACTCCTGACAGCAAGGAGCCATCTTCGCAGCCCAGAACCTCTTTCTAAACAGATAGCAATGATATCAATCACCTGTCACATTCATGTCTCATTTTTGTTCTGAGataaaatacaatgttttaaGGACATTCCGGTTTGAATGTAGGTATGGTCAAATAAAATACTGAGTAATATTTTTGagccatttttttgtttcttggagtGTATTAGTAATTTTTCTCAATTATTCATGCAAATCCCTAACAGGAAGCAACTTAATAGAGTGTTTATTTAAGCTTACAATTAGAGGGGATGTAGTCCATCATGGTTaagaagtcatggcagcaggaacaaagAGTGAGCAATGCTGGTGTTCAGTTTACTTTGTCCCTTTAATATACAGTCTAAGCCTATAACCCATGCAATGATGGTGTTCACATTTAGGGTGGATCCTCTCACATCGCTTAACCTAATCTAAAACATCCCTCATGGACATATCCAGACGTTTGTCTCtttggtgattctagattctgtcaagttgacagtcgaTATTAGTCATCATAGTCAGCTTCTAAGAGAGAAGTCTGTACTGTCAACACTAAGATAAAGTCTGGCTAAAATCTTTGTTTAGCATAGTCCACAGAAGTCCATGATAGTTGAGACCGTCAGTATGGATTCggtaaaggaaataatttattctaGGAATTTTAACAAAGAGAATGAAATAGACTTAACTACGTACAAAATTAACAGATGTGCTTAGAGAAAGGATTCTAAATTGAGGATTAAGGGGGCTCACGTATTTCCTTCCTTAGCTGTCCCACTCCTCTATATACCTTACCCTCAAGGAAGGCAGTAAAAGGTGAGGCAGAGTTCACTCAGAGTGCTCATTTAACACTCTTAGGGCATGCCTCCACTAATTCCTGAATATCAGCAAGGCTGGCTCATCACTAACTCCCTTTCTCCACATTAGAAACAGAGAACTCTTCTTGCTTTtatcattccatttttaaatgaggaTCTCTAAACTTTGCCCTATTTAAGGTTTAGAGATCCTAGAAtgtttgaaaagtaaaaatgaattgcTCCAAACAAAAGTCATATTATGCACATTGGCATGGTTTGTGTTTTGGATTCTAAGGTTGGGCaattgttctagtttcatttagTGTTGGACTTTGTCAAtagccttttctgcatctatagAGATTACTATGTGATTTCTGTACTCAAATCTATTCATTACATCTAcgatatattacatttattgaatTGTGGATTTTAAGCCATCCTTGCTTCATGTTGCAATTCAGCACCCTTAGTCTTAGTAAACAAAATATGCT
This genomic interval carries:
- the LOC119810127 gene encoding olfactory receptor 145-like, with protein sequence MIREMASENDSSVKEFILLGLTQQPELQLPLFFLFLGIYVVSMVGNLGLIVLIVLNPHLHTPMYYFLFNLSFTDLCYSSVITPKMLVSFVTQNTISHAECMTQLFFFAFFVISECFILTAMAYDRYAAICKPLLYKVTMSHQVCFVLMVGGYTMGFVGAMAHTVCMLRLTFCDGNIINHYFCDIPPLLELSCTSTATNELVVFIVVGVSVIVPSLTIFISYTSILSNILRIHSTKGRSKALSTCSSHMIAVSLFFGSSSFIYFKSSPVGSVDQDKISTVFYTVAIPMMNPFIYSLRNKDVKLALSKTLKKRCSFK